The following proteins come from a genomic window of Helicobacter canadensis MIT 98-5491:
- a CDS encoding dynamin family protein, translated as MLKQYLKECQEILQKNSQTTKIQKLLLDCQNNLNPNDYSLDFFGDLYNKNQEAMQIAIIGQFSSGKSTFLNALLGENILPTGITPITSKVCKICYGDEYILEVIYKNGHKIPQNIDFLHKLSRQNSQNIDHFCLYAPILLLKEINFLDTPGFNSQNQEDTNTTLKILENVDGIIWLTLIDNAGKNSEKQLLKEFIKHYAQKSLCVLNQKDRLKTQEEIDLSVQYAKEAFSGIFAEIIPISAKIGLQANLNSPQKILKNLLSNLSSKIQNLSHIEDKDTLLSTLESDFKATSKSIQNTNQSNTDYTNLIKQSNMQAIFDFITHTIKPKATLSKEYSTLKKLKEMHILLHYQYHKTLLCYKSLAKIFTNHLHDTILKSQTHQEKQQQIFDNLYKTLDLLLDSIAQNIYNHLEKTALDFPIKQKSLFKEKIILQSKEVTLLPLEQIKIRLQNQDSSFQKDFKALSAQIHNFCNLFRDLVEEFSKDLKSKAKQWQDKEVQKQEIYKFAPNSQSFKDLQHFSQQYYECLIIDFDKNDLLAISNLQSQLHFLSHFLTLNYNNAIESALNKLDLKLKNSIAKHQENQDFALFSPTLENIRDYLNESFCFEPLQAQLFGPMNLLKKTYSQFLKGLETLTQNKNQVINDKMTNLKIEIDKIIKNLQIIKDFMNMEPELLISKQDTKNKEV; from the coding sequence ATGCTTAAACAATATCTTAAAGAATGCCAAGAGATTCTACAAAAAAACTCACAAACCACCAAAATCCAAAAGCTACTTTTAGATTGTCAAAATAACCTTAATCCAAATGATTATTCCTTAGACTTCTTTGGTGATCTCTACAACAAAAATCAAGAAGCTATGCAAATTGCTATTATTGGGCAATTCTCAAGCGGTAAAAGCACCTTTTTAAACGCTCTTTTAGGAGAAAATATCTTACCAACAGGAATCACACCAATCACCTCAAAGGTTTGCAAAATCTGCTATGGGGATGAATATATTTTGGAAGTCATTTACAAAAATGGGCATAAGATTCCACAAAATATTGATTTTCTCCACAAACTCTCAAGACAAAACTCCCAAAACATTGATCATTTCTGCCTTTATGCACCCATTTTGCTTTTAAAAGAAATTAATTTTCTTGACACTCCAGGGTTTAACTCCCAAAATCAAGAAGACACCAATACGACCTTAAAAATCCTAGAAAATGTGGATGGAATCATTTGGCTAACCCTCATTGACAATGCTGGAAAAAATAGCGAAAAACAACTCCTTAAAGAATTCATTAAACATTATGCGCAAAAAAGCCTTTGTGTTTTAAACCAAAAAGATCGCTTAAAAACTCAAGAAGAAATTGATTTGAGTGTTCAATACGCCAAAGAAGCCTTTAGTGGAATCTTTGCAGAAATCATCCCAATTTCTGCAAAAATAGGACTTCAAGCCAATCTAAACTCTCCTCAAAAAATCCTAAAAAATCTCCTATCCAATCTCTCTTCAAAGATTCAAAATCTCTCCCATATAGAAGATAAAGACACGCTTTTAAGCACTTTAGAGTCTGATTTTAAAGCCACTTCAAAATCTATTCAAAACACAAACCAAAGCAATACCGACTACACAAACCTCATCAAGCAATCCAATATGCAAGCCATCTTTGATTTCATAACCCATACAATCAAGCCCAAAGCAACCCTCTCCAAAGAATACAGCACTCTTAAAAAACTTAAAGAAATGCATATTTTACTCCATTACCAATACCACAAAACCTTACTTTGCTATAAATCTTTAGCTAAAATATTTACCAATCATCTCCACGATACCATTCTAAAAAGCCAAACTCACCAAGAAAAACAACAGCAAATTTTTGACAATCTCTATAAAACCTTGGATTTGCTTTTAGATTCTATTGCACAAAACATCTATAATCATTTAGAAAAAACCGCGCTTGATTTTCCTATTAAACAAAAATCGCTTTTTAAAGAAAAGATCATTTTACAAAGCAAAGAAGTTACATTGCTGCCACTAGAACAAATTAAAATCCGACTCCAAAACCAAGATTCATCTTTTCAAAAAGACTTCAAAGCCTTAAGCGCACAAATTCACAATTTCTGCAATCTATTCCGCGATTTAGTGGAAGAATTCTCAAAAGATTTAAAATCCAAAGCTAAGCAATGGCAAGATAAAGAAGTTCAAAAACAAGAGATTTATAAATTTGCACCCAATAGCCAAAGCTTCAAAGATTTACAACATTTTTCACAGCAATATTATGAATGCCTTATAATTGATTTTGATAAAAATGATTTACTAGCAATCTCTAATCTCCAAAGCCAACTTCACTTCCTAAGCCATTTTCTCACACTCAATTATAATAATGCAATCGAATCAGCACTCAACAAACTTGATTTAAAGCTCAAAAATTCCATTGCCAAACATCAAGAAAATCAAGATTTCGCACTTTTTTCACCCACCCTAGAAAATATCCGCGATTATCTCAATGAATCTTTTTGTTTTGAACCCCTACAAGCCCAATTATTTGGACCTATGAATCTGCTAAAAAAAACCTACTCTCAATTCTTAAAAGGCTTAGAAACCCTTACACAAAATAAAAATCAAGTCATCAATGATAAGATGACAAATCTTAAGATAGAAATTGATAAAATTATAAAAAATTTACAAATTATCAAAGATTTTATGAATATGGAACCAGAGTTGCTTATAAGCAAACAAGACACTAAAAACAAGGAAGTTTAA